A section of the Leptotrichia sp. HSP-342 genome encodes:
- the yqeK gene encoding bis(5'-nucleosyl)-tetraphosphatase (symmetrical) YqeK: protein MNIEVIKKNVKKYLDEKRYDHVERVAKCAVELAKIYNVDVEKVAASAWLHDVAKFFDLSVMIDLTKGKYPEVEDKMSKSTAVLHGFAGAEFVRQNYDLFGIDDEEILDGIKYHTIGKENMSTLAKIVYLSDAIEEGRSWEGVETARELAKTDLDKAIKFEIEEKLKYLLSKDSIIHPNIIKFRNSIIANQL, encoded by the coding sequence ATGAATATAGAAGTAATTAAGAAGAATGTAAAAAAATATTTGGATGAAAAAAGATACGATCATGTGGAAAGAGTTGCTAAATGTGCTGTAGAACTTGCAAAAATTTATAATGTAGATGTGGAAAAAGTTGCAGCTTCAGCTTGGCTTCATGATGTGGCAAAATTTTTTGACTTGTCAGTTATGATTGACTTGACGAAGGGGAAATATCCTGAAGTAGAGGATAAGATGTCGAAGTCTACAGCTGTGCTTCATGGATTTGCAGGAGCTGAGTTTGTACGGCAAAATTATGACTTGTTTGGAATTGATGATGAAGAAATTTTGGATGGAATAAAATATCATACGATTGGTAAAGAAAATATGAGTACTCTTGCTAAGATTGTTTATCTTTCAGATGCGATTGAGGAAGGGAGAAGCTGGGAAGGTGTAGAAACAGCTAGAGAACTTGCAAAAACTGATTTAGATAAAGCAATAAAATTTGAAATTGAGGAAAAATTGAAATATTTACTTTCGAAGGATTCAATTATTCATCCCAATATTATAAAATTTAGAAATTCAATAATAGCAAATCAACTCTAA
- the rnr gene encoding ribonuclease R has translation MGNKQKKEKHKNIENNDKNFHKGKKFSGKNYNIKKENEKTRKMELKEERELKYLRQVLAEYEFTFQEILQLLEWSQKKRKMYKQLLNAWEESGDIYLKRNGRYTLPEKEGFVKGEISISNGNFGFLDINGEASVFIPGAYLNTAMNGDTVLVRILKESSDGKKREGEVYKVVKRNRDVIVGVFEHNLSFGFVRPRNSPKDIYIPKKLIKGAKTGDLVAVKVDFWGDEERKPEGEIVSVLGSPKDTEALISSLLLNEGIEEKFPNEVLRELDKIDEDISEELKDRKDLRHLDIITIDGSDAKDLDDAVYVEKTEDGYKLFVSIADVSYYVRENSEIDTEALKRGNSIYLVDRVIPMLSRKLSNNLCSLNPNEDKLTFTVQMDLDKKGKVVRNDFYKSVIKSKYRMTYENVNTILEKNEESEEYKGLYDKYRKIGEMLKNMLELSKIIRNNKKRRGSIDFELPEIKVVLDENKAVKDIVLRSRGEAERIIEDFMVIANETVAEKLFWEEIPAIYRVHEDPDKAKVQALNETLIKFGYSLKGLEEIHPGKFQNIIERTTGLPEGYLIHKLILRAMQRARYANKNLGHFGLASKYYLHFTSPIRRYSDLIVHRMLGRSIEEFMNEKEKAKYGANFEAIASSISRTERIADKLEEDSVKIKLIEYMQDKIGQVYIARLSGMNKNKIFMELENHIEVVYNVTTARDNFIYDEENYKIIDKRNNKSYTMGSTMKVSVVSASYTKMEIEVIPYVEERAKIEETEKE, from the coding sequence ATGGGAAATAAACAAAAGAAAGAAAAACATAAAAATATTGAAAATAACGATAAAAATTTTCATAAAGGAAAAAAATTTAGTGGAAAAAATTACAATATAAAAAAAGAAAATGAAAAAACTCGGAAAATGGAACTCAAAGAAGAGCGTGAATTAAAATATTTGCGACAAGTACTAGCAGAGTATGAGTTTACTTTTCAGGAAATATTGCAGTTGCTGGAATGGAGCCAGAAAAAACGGAAAATGTATAAGCAACTTTTAAATGCATGGGAAGAAAGTGGCGATATTTATTTGAAAAGGAATGGAAGATATACCTTGCCTGAGAAGGAAGGGTTTGTGAAAGGGGAAATTTCTATTTCTAACGGAAATTTCGGATTTCTTGATATTAATGGAGAGGCTAGCGTCTTTATTCCTGGAGCTTATTTGAATACAGCTATGAATGGAGATACTGTTCTAGTACGTATTTTGAAGGAAAGTTCAGATGGAAAGAAACGTGAAGGGGAAGTTTACAAAGTTGTTAAAAGAAATCGGGATGTTATTGTCGGCGTTTTTGAGCATAATTTAAGTTTTGGATTTGTGCGTCCAAGAAATTCTCCAAAAGATATTTATATTCCGAAAAAATTGATAAAAGGTGCAAAAACTGGAGATTTGGTGGCTGTAAAGGTAGATTTCTGGGGAGATGAGGAAAGAAAGCCTGAAGGAGAGATTGTAAGCGTTCTGGGAAGTCCTAAGGATACAGAGGCACTAATTTCATCATTGCTTTTAAATGAGGGGATTGAGGAGAAATTTCCAAATGAAGTCTTGAGGGAACTAGACAAAATTGATGAAGATATTTCAGAAGAACTGAAAGATCGAAAAGATTTGCGGCACCTTGATATTATTACAATTGACGGCTCTGATGCGAAAGATTTGGATGATGCAGTTTATGTGGAAAAAACAGAAGATGGGTATAAACTTTTTGTAAGCATTGCCGATGTTTCTTACTATGTACGGGAAAATAGCGAGATTGATACAGAAGCATTGAAGCGTGGAAACTCAATTTATCTTGTAGACAGGGTAATTCCTATGTTGTCAAGAAAATTGTCAAATAATTTATGTTCGCTTAATCCAAATGAGGATAAACTGACTTTTACTGTACAAATGGATTTGGATAAAAAAGGTAAAGTTGTAAGAAATGATTTTTATAAATCGGTTATAAAATCGAAATACAGAATGACTTATGAAAATGTAAATACAATTTTGGAAAAAAATGAAGAATCTGAAGAATACAAAGGTCTTTATGATAAATATAGAAAAATTGGTGAAATGCTAAAAAATATGCTGGAATTATCTAAAATCATCAGAAACAACAAAAAGAGACGTGGGAGCATTGATTTTGAATTACCTGAGATAAAGGTAGTCTTAGATGAAAATAAGGCTGTAAAGGACATTGTATTGCGTTCTAGAGGGGAAGCTGAAAGAATTATTGAAGACTTTATGGTTATTGCAAATGAAACTGTGGCGGAAAAACTTTTCTGGGAAGAAATTCCAGCAATTTACAGAGTCCACGAAGATCCTGACAAGGCGAAAGTTCAAGCGTTAAATGAAACACTGATAAAATTTGGATATTCCCTAAAAGGATTGGAAGAAATACATCCTGGCAAATTCCAGAACATAATAGAAAGAACGACAGGACTGCCAGAAGGGTATTTGATTCACAAACTGATTTTACGGGCAATGCAGCGTGCAAGATATGCCAACAAAAATCTGGGACATTTTGGTCTTGCTTCTAAATATTATCTGCATTTTACATCACCGATACGTCGTTATTCTGACTTAATTGTTCATAGAATGCTTGGACGTTCGATTGAAGAATTTATGAACGAAAAAGAAAAGGCTAAATATGGAGCTAATTTTGAAGCAATTGCCTCAAGTATTTCGAGAACTGAAAGAATAGCGGATAAACTGGAAGAAGACAGTGTAAAAATCAAGTTGATTGAGTATATGCAAGATAAAATTGGGCAAGTTTATATTGCTAGACTTAGCGGGATGAATAAAAATAAGATATTTATGGAACTGGAAAATCACATAGAAGTGGTTTACAATGTTACAACAGCACGTGATAATTTTATTTATGATGAGGAAAACTATAAAATCATAGATAAAAGAAATAATAAGTCCTACACTATGGGAAGCACAATGAAAGTAAGTGTTGTAAGTGCAAGTTATACAAAAATGGAAATTGAGGTCATACCTTATGTGGAAGAAAGAGCAAAAATCGAGGAGACTGAAAAGGAATAA
- the smpB gene encoding SsrA-binding protein SmpB has protein sequence MPVLARNKKAFHDYFIEDKLEAGIELVGTEVKSVKAGKVSIKESFIRIIRDEVFVMNMHITPYEFGNINNVAESRVRKLLLNRREIKKWSEKIKEQGYTIVPISVYTKQRLVKMEIGLAKGKKMHDKRESLKRKDIDRDMKKIQKNFGR, from the coding sequence ATGCCAGTATTAGCTAGAAATAAAAAGGCTTTTCACGATTATTTCATAGAAGACAAGCTGGAAGCAGGTATTGAACTTGTAGGAACGGAAGTAAAATCAGTAAAAGCTGGAAAAGTCAGCATAAAAGAAAGTTTTATAAGAATTATACGGGATGAAGTTTTTGTGATGAATATGCATATTACGCCTTATGAATTTGGGAATATTAATAATGTTGCAGAATCTCGTGTAAGAAAATTGCTTTTGAATAGACGTGAAATAAAAAAATGGAGTGAAAAAATCAAAGAACAAGGCTACACTATTGTTCCAATTTCAGTTTATACAAAGCAAAGGCTTGTAAAAATGGAAATAGGGCTGGCAAAAGGTAAAAAGATGCATGATAAGAGGGAATCATTGAAAAGAAAAGACATTGACAGGGATATGAAGAAAATTCAAAAGAATTTTGGAAGATAA
- a CDS encoding IS630 transposase-related protein has translation MAYEKDYRKRILNFYYETGKTKTLFHFNISSSTLYGWIKLKKETGDLSSRTRKRKFKVLDSEKLDEYMKNPENADKYIREIVKDFGCGKETVRVALKKSGYTRKKTDKI, from the coding sequence ATGGCATATGAAAAAGATTATAGGAAAAGAATTTTAAATTTTTATTATGAAACTGGAAAAACAAAAACATTATTTCATTTCAACATAAGTTCCAGCACATTGTACGGATGGATAAAACTTAAGAAGGAAACAGGAGATCTTTCATCAAGAACACGGAAAAGAAAATTTAAGGTGCTTGATTCTGAAAAACTTGATGAATATATGAAAAATCCAGAGAATGCAGATAAATACATCCGTGAAATAGTAAAAGATTTTGGCTGTGGAAAGGAGACAGTGAGAGTAGCACTAAAAAAATCAGGATACACAAGAAAAAAAACAGACAAAATATAG
- a CDS encoding ISAs1 family transposase — protein sequence MSENNQNLKELLIYITQIEDKRQASKIKHKLSDIVVITLFAMLANVEYREEIEEFEKLYLKTLKRYLELPNGVPSHDTIQRVMATIEPEVTEVLLTKWMELKISGEDKKIRKILNIDGKFLNGMKNKNNSPLNIVSAYSKEDGICYSQVALEGKGNEIEVILRLLDKISVKECTAGKQKSKGVNWKLGNITIQKKQNGLLKEIRNGRK from the coding sequence ATGTCGGAAAATAACCAAAATCTAAAAGAATTATTAATATATATTACTCAAATAGAGGACAAGCGACAGGCTTCAAAAATAAAACACAAGTTAAGTGACATTGTTGTGATTACTCTTTTTGCTATGCTTGCGAATGTTGAATATCGGGAAGAGATTGAGGAATTTGAGAAACTGTATCTTAAAACATTAAAAAGATACTTGGAGCTGCCAAACGGAGTTCCTTCGCATGATACTATTCAAAGAGTCATGGCTACAATAGAGCCTGAAGTTACAGAAGTTCTTTTGACAAAATGGATGGAGCTAAAAATTTCCGGGGAAGATAAAAAAATAAGGAAAATATTGAATATTGATGGGAAATTTTTAAACGGAATGAAGAATAAAAACAACAGCCCGTTAAACATAGTATCTGCGTATTCCAAAGAAGATGGAATCTGCTATTCACAAGTGGCGCTTGAAGGAAAAGGGAATGAGATAGAAGTGATATTACGTCTGCTTGATAAAATCTCAGTAAAGGAATGTACAGCAGGAAAACAGAAAAGCAAAGGGGTCAACTGGAAACTAGGGAATATTACTATACAGAAGAAACAGAATGGCTTATTAAAAGAAATAAGGAATGGAAGGAAGTAA
- a CDS encoding transposase family protein, producing the protein MLKLLNEAYRIEHLRGGHPPKLSVLDRLVIMLSYYRDYRTMENIAFEYGVAKSTIYECVKWVENILIKSEEFSLPKKRELVRDTEIEAVMVDATECEIERPKKNSENITRKKRKSTR; encoded by the coding sequence ATGCTGAAACTTTTGAACGAGGCATACAGAATTGAACATTTAAGAGGCGGACATCCGCCAAAACTTTCTGTTCTTGACAGACTTGTAATTATGCTTTCATACTATCGTGACTATAGAACTATGGAAAATATTGCCTTTGAATATGGTGTTGCAAAAAGTACTATCTATGAGTGCGTTAAATGGGTTGAAAACATCTTGATAAAAAGTGAGGAATTTTCTTTGCCCAAAAAAAGGGAACTTGTCAGGGACACTGAGATAGAAGCCGTAATGGTTGATGCTACGGAATGTGAAATTGAGCGTCCTAAAAAAAACAGCGAAAATATTACTCGGAAAAAAAGAAAAAGCACACGATAA
- a CDS encoding HAMP domain-containing sensor histidine kinase, producing MKNKLNKIWGDFPITVKVTLWYTVFVVILISIMLTVSFTVANKMTGDLNHRELMEAVIEMTVEMISDPNEFDEFDDGIYFVKYNSEGIEMGGMSPRGFDLTLKYKENTVRTYEKNGEKYYYFDKKIDNSEGEWVRGIVPVNQLSDEVSKLLIIILILSPLLLLIIVYGGYRIVKKALNPVAKISDTASEIQKNGDFSKRIKIDEGKDEIHRMADTFNQMLNSLENSYIREKQFSSDVSHELRTPVSVILTESQYSLEYADTVEEAKDSFSVIQRQAKRMSELINQIMELSKIEKQTVIEFQKINFSETMKKILEDYKNLLNEKNIKVSKNIEQNIFINADKVMIERLLDNLLNNAMKFTKDEISVKLYSENENCIMEIEDNGIGIPDEDKKLIWDRFYQVNDSRNKKVNKGFGLGLSLVAKIIEQHNASIDVESELNKGTKFVAKFINFE from the coding sequence TTGAAAAATAAATTAAATAAAATTTGGGGGGACTTTCCAATTACTGTGAAGGTAACTCTTTGGTATACTGTTTTTGTAGTAATCTTAATTTCGATTATGCTAACAGTATCATTTACCGTTGCAAATAAGATGACAGGAGACTTGAACCATCGAGAATTGATGGAGGCTGTGATTGAAATGACTGTTGAAATGATTTCAGATCCTAATGAGTTTGATGAATTTGATGACGGGATTTACTTTGTTAAGTACAATAGCGAAGGAATAGAAATGGGCGGAATGTCGCCACGAGGATTTGATTTGACATTAAAATATAAAGAAAACACTGTTAGAACTTATGAAAAAAATGGAGAAAAATATTATTATTTCGATAAAAAAATAGATAATTCTGAAGGAGAATGGGTTAGAGGAATTGTTCCAGTAAATCAGCTGTCTGATGAAGTAAGCAAACTGCTTATTATAATTTTAATTTTAAGTCCACTATTATTGCTAATAATAGTTTATGGTGGATACAGAATTGTAAAAAAAGCTCTAAATCCTGTAGCCAAAATATCAGATACAGCTTCAGAAATTCAAAAAAACGGTGATTTTTCCAAAAGAATCAAAATTGATGAAGGAAAAGATGAAATACACAGGATGGCAGATACCTTTAATCAAATGCTAAATTCGCTTGAAAATTCCTATATACGTGAAAAACAGTTCAGTTCAGATGTTTCGCACGAACTTCGGACACCTGTGAGCGTTATACTTACAGAAAGCCAGTATTCGCTGGAATATGCAGACACTGTGGAAGAAGCAAAGGACTCCTTTTCTGTGATTCAGCGTCAGGCAAAAAGAATGTCAGAACTGATAAATCAAATAATGGAACTTTCCAAAATAGAAAAGCAGACTGTTATTGAATTCCAAAAAATAAATTTTTCAGAAACAATGAAAAAAATATTAGAAGATTATAAAAATCTTTTAAACGAGAAAAATATAAAAGTTTCAAAAAATATTGAACAAAATATATTTATAAACGCAGATAAAGTAATGATTGAAAGATTGCTTGACAATTTACTTAATAATGCAATGAAATTTACAAAGGATGAAATAAGTGTAAAGCTGTATTCAGAAAATGAAAACTGCATTATGGAGATTGAAGATAATGGAATTGGAATACCTGATGAAGATAAAAAACTTATTTGGGATAGATTTTACCAAGTAAATGACTCACGAAACAAAAAAGTGAATAAAGGTTTTGGATTAGGACTTTCATTAGTTGCAAAAATTATTGAGCAGCATAATGCAAGTATTGATGTTGAAAGTGAATTGAACAAAGGAACAAAATTTGTTGCAAAATTTATTAACTTTGAATGA
- a CDS encoding response regulator transcription factor yields the protein MKILLAEDEVDLNNVVTRYLKKNGYSVDSVLDGEEALDYLEYSEYDLVILDIMMPKVDGFEVIKKLRDKGNHTSVLMLTARDSADDKVKGLDLGADDYIVKPFDFNELMARIRAVVRRKYGNSSNKLVIGDLILDTSEKSVTRAGKQIELTGKEYEVLEYLMQSKNRILSREQIKEHVWDFDYEGDSNIIDVLIKNIRKKIDIEDGKQIIYTKRGLGYVIKED from the coding sequence ATGAAAATTTTGCTGGCAGAAGATGAAGTAGATTTGAATAATGTTGTAACAAGGTATCTAAAAAAAAATGGATATAGTGTAGATAGCGTGCTAGATGGGGAAGAAGCGCTTGACTATCTGGAATATAGTGAATACGATTTAGTAATTCTGGATATTATGATGCCAAAAGTAGATGGATTTGAAGTTATAAAAAAACTTAGGGATAAGGGAAATCACACTTCGGTTCTTATGCTTACTGCAAGGGATAGTGCAGATGATAAGGTAAAAGGGCTTGACTTGGGGGCTGATGACTATATTGTAAAACCATTTGACTTTAATGAACTTATGGCAAGAATTAGGGCAGTTGTGAGAAGAAAATATGGAAATAGTTCAAATAAGCTTGTGATAGGAGATTTGATTTTGGATACTTCAGAAAAATCAGTAACAAGAGCTGGAAAGCAGATAGAATTAACAGGAAAGGAATATGAAGTTCTAGAATACCTTATGCAAAGCAAAAATCGGATTTTAAGCAGAGAACAGATTAAGGAGCATGTGTGGGACTTTGATTATGAAGGAGATTCTAATATAATTGACGTTTTGATAAAAAATATTAGGAAAAAAATAGACATAGAAGATGGAAAACAGATAATTTATACAAAAAGAGGACTTGGATATGTTATAAAAGAGGATTAG
- a CDS encoding PepSY domain-containing protein — MKKKILSIALLGIMVLGVSVTANAKSKHKYNRNVSSNSYIGVNRAMNIALKKVPGANSSHVKEIHLDRENGRMVYEGEIYHNGWEYEFDIDAVTGAIVKWKAERD; from the coding sequence ATGAAAAAGAAAATTTTAAGTATCGCATTATTAGGAATCATGGTATTAGGAGTATCAGTGACTGCAAACGCAAAAAGCAAACATAAATATAACAGAAACGTTTCTTCAAACAGTTACATTGGAGTAAACAGGGCAATGAACATTGCATTGAAAAAAGTGCCAGGAGCAAACAGTTCTCACGTAAAAGAAATCCATTTGGATAGAGAAAATGGAAGAATGGTCTATGAAGGAGAAATCTACCACAATGGATGGGAATACGAATTTGATATTGACGCAGTAACTGGAGCCATTGTAAAATGGAAAGCAGAAAGAGATTAA
- a CDS encoding PepSY domain-containing protein, with product MKKKILSITLLGILVLGVSVAVNAKSRNKYNRNVSSNNYIGVNRAMNIALKKVPGASNSHVKKINLDRENGRMVYEGEIYYNGQEYEFDIDAVTGDIVKWKVDEISNNSGYINNNVNNSQAITMEKAKSIALAQVPGANQSHFGKIELDHDHGRAVYEIEIFYNNSKYEFDIDASTGEIIGTEVKHYNKNY from the coding sequence ATGAAAAAGAAAATTTTAAGTATTACATTATTAGGAATCCTGGTATTAGGAGTATCAGTAGCTGTAAACGCAAAGAGCAGAAATAAATACAACAGAAATGTTTCTTCAAATAACTACATTGGAGTAAACAGGGCGATGAACATTGCATTGAAAAAAGTGCCAGGAGCAAGCAATTCTCACGTGAAAAAAATCAATTTAGACAGAGAAAATGGAAGAATGGTTTATGAAGGGGAAATTTATTATAACGGACAGGAATATGAATTTGATATTGATGCTGTAACTGGTGATATTGTAAAATGGAAAGTAGATGAAATTTCAAATAATTCTGGCTACATTAATAACAATGTGAACAATTCGCAAGCTATAACAATGGAAAAAGCAAAATCAATTGCACTTGCACAAGTGCCAGGAGCGAATCAAAGCCATTTTGGAAAAATAGAATTAGATCATGATCATGGAAGAGCAGTTTATGAAATTGAAATTTTTTACAATAATTCAAAATACGAGTTTGATATAGACGCTTCAACAGGAGAAATTATTGGAACTGAAGTAAAGCATTATAATAAAAATTATTAA
- the ppc gene encoding phosphoenolpyruvate carboxylase encodes MDLKNLPITPLPSVKLDKHQEDLLIHNELFATLLGETIFRYAGLHIYEVTEKLKEASSKYYKTQKQEARKNLSSFCSELTDVEILRVIRGFSIFSALANIAEDVYQTHEQRYAKISNKPQIGSLEKSLKNLKKKGISQDKILKAMEKVSIVPVLTAHPTQVQRKSILDLTKKLTDILDKYENVKSHQIDENEWLNDLSRGIQIWWQTAMLRASKLRVTDEISNALSYYNITFFNEIPRLMNKFQEISKTLGNSEVKSQALLPLTMGMWIGGDRDGNPYVTVNTLEQSAQEQAIKLFQHYLDVVREIYRDLSMSISMTNVTEELQKLADASGEVSPHRTHEPYRRALTTITDRLLATAYKLCDYNRDLLPPKRKNGIDLPYKSANEFTNDLIIVAESLKKNNSEFLTQGKLNNLISATKIFGFHLATIDLRQDSSVHEVCVAELLKNANILGDYLSLSEDARCEILLRELEHDPRILSDPTIPQSETLASELAIYRKAKSLRERFGSKIIEKNLISHATSVSDMLEIAILLKEANLAKGNEGNEFCDLQIVPLFETVEDLIAAPDILRKWFNLPLVKKWMDKKGRKQEVMLGYSDSNKDGGYLSSSWSLYKAQKELTAIGREFDVEISFFHGRGGTVGRGGGPSYEAILAQPEGSTDGTIRLTEQGEVIGAKYGNPDLGLKNLEALISAALESSALTEEDADWEEYEKIIENVSDLSYYAYRDLVYNTDGFSDFFFEVTPINFIAGLNIGSRPSSRKKTQSLDSLRAIPWVFSWSQARIMLPGWYGVGTAFTKWIGNDDKKLEILQKMYKEWPFFRSTISNVDMVLSKTDLSIFAEYVKLASDQETAQKIFKEIEKEWGLTIDILKKITGNDVLLADNPELVSSLRNRLPYFDSMNYLQIELIKRSRAGDDSEELRKAIHISINGLATGLRNSG; translated from the coding sequence ATGGATTTAAAAAATTTACCGATAACTCCTTTACCGTCAGTAAAACTTGATAAGCATCAGGAGGATTTGCTCATTCATAACGAGCTTTTTGCAACTCTTCTAGGTGAAACGATTTTTAGATATGCGGGTTTACATATTTATGAGGTTACTGAAAAATTGAAAGAAGCTTCTAGTAAATATTATAAAACACAAAAACAGGAGGCTAGAAAAAATTTATCGTCTTTTTGTTCGGAACTTACTGATGTGGAAATTTTACGTGTGATAAGAGGTTTTTCGATTTTTTCGGCACTTGCGAATATTGCTGAAGATGTATATCAGACTCATGAACAGCGATATGCAAAGATTTCCAACAAGCCGCAGATCGGATCTCTTGAAAAATCACTAAAAAATTTAAAGAAAAAGGGAATCAGTCAAGATAAAATATTGAAGGCTATGGAAAAGGTCTCAATTGTTCCGGTCTTAACAGCACATCCAACACAAGTTCAAAGAAAAAGTATTTTGGATTTGACAAAAAAATTAACTGATATTCTGGATAAATATGAAAATGTAAAATCTCATCAAATTGATGAAAATGAATGGCTTAATGATTTAAGCCGTGGTATTCAAATTTGGTGGCAAACTGCAATGTTGAGAGCTAGCAAATTACGTGTAACAGATGAAATAAGTAATGCTCTAAGTTATTACAACATTACATTTTTTAATGAAATTCCAAGACTTATGAATAAATTTCAGGAAATTTCAAAAACATTAGGAAATTCTGAAGTAAAATCCCAAGCTCTGCTTCCACTTACTATGGGAATGTGGATTGGTGGAGATAGAGACGGAAATCCTTATGTTACAGTAAATACACTGGAGCAGTCGGCGCAAGAGCAGGCTATAAAATTATTCCAGCATTATCTGGATGTAGTTCGAGAAATTTATAGAGATTTATCAATGTCTATTTCAATGACAAATGTAACTGAGGAACTGCAAAAACTGGCTGATGCTTCTGGAGAAGTTTCGCCACATCGTACACACGAGCCATATCGTCGTGCATTGACAACAATAACAGATAGACTGCTTGCAACAGCCTACAAATTGTGTGATTACAACCGTGACTTATTACCGCCAAAAAGAAAAAATGGAATTGACCTTCCCTACAAGTCAGCTAATGAATTTACAAACGATTTGATAATCGTGGCAGAATCTCTTAAAAAGAACAACAGTGAATTTTTAACACAAGGAAAATTAAACAATCTAATCAGTGCCACAAAAATATTTGGATTCCACCTTGCGACAATTGATTTAAGGCAGGATTCCAGCGTTCACGAAGTATGTGTTGCAGAACTTCTGAAAAATGCAAACATTCTAGGAGATTACTTGAGCCTGTCAGAAGACGCAAGATGTGAGATTTTACTGCGGGAATTGGAACATGACCCTAGAATTTTAAGCGATCCGACAATTCCACAAAGCGAAACACTAGCCTCAGAACTTGCAATTTACAGAAAGGCGAAATCTTTGAGAGAACGTTTTGGAAGTAAAATTATTGAAAAAAATCTGATTTCTCATGCAACAAGCGTTTCAGATATGCTAGAGATAGCTATTTTACTAAAAGAAGCCAATCTTGCAAAAGGAAATGAAGGAAATGAATTTTGTGATTTACAGATTGTTCCGCTTTTTGAAACAGTGGAAGATTTAATTGCGGCTCCTGATATTTTGAGAAAATGGTTTAATTTGCCATTAGTAAAAAAATGGATGGATAAAAAAGGACGAAAACAGGAAGTTATGCTAGGATATTCAGACAGTAATAAAGATGGTGGATACCTAAGTTCAAGCTGGTCTTTATACAAGGCGCAAAAAGAGCTGACTGCAATCGGACGGGAATTTGATGTTGAAATCTCATTCTTTCATGGACGTGGAGGAACAGTAGGACGTGGCGGCGGCCCAAGTTATGAAGCTATTTTAGCACAGCCTGAAGGAAGTACAGACGGAACAATCAGACTTACAGAACAGGGAGAAGTAATCGGTGCAAAATACGGAAATCCTGATTTAGGATTAAAAAATCTGGAAGCATTGATTTCAGCAGCTCTTGAATCAAGTGCATTGACAGAAGAAGATGCAGACTGGGAAGAATATGAAAAAATAATAGAAAATGTTTCAGACTTAAGTTATTATGCCTACCGTGACTTAGTTTACAATACAGACGGATTTTCAGACTTTTTCTTTGAAGTTACGCCAATAAACTTTATTGCAGGGTTAAATATTGGTTCAAGACCGTCTTCACGTAAAAAAACACAATCACTAGACAGCCTAAGAGCAATCCCATGGGTATTCTCATGGTCGCAAGCAAGAATAATGCTTCCGGGATGGTACGGTGTAGGAACAGCGTTTACAAAGTGGATTGGCAATGATGATAAAAAATTGGAAATTTTACAGAAAATGTATAAGGAATGGCCATTCTTCCGTTCAACAATTTCAAATGTTGACATGGTTCTATCAAAAACAGATTTATCAATTTTCGCAGAATATGTAAAATTAGCAAGTGATCAGGAAACAGCACAAAAAATCTTTAAAGAAATAGAAAAAGAGTGGGGTTTAACAATTGATATCTTGAAAAAAATTACAGGAAATGATGTTTTACTGGCAGATAATCCAGAGTTAGTGAGCAGTCTACGAAATCGTCTGCCATATTTTGACTCGATGAATTATTTACAGATTGAATTAATAAAACGTTCAAGAGCTGGAGACGATTCAGAAGAACTGAGAAAAGCCATTCACATTTCAATAAATGGACTTGCAACAGGACTTCGTAATAGTGGATAA